Part of the Flavobacterium alkalisoli genome is shown below.
AAAATGTTTGGAAAGCGCTTCGGGTTTTGGCTTTAAAAGATGTTATTTAGAAACCATGCCATACATGGAGAGTGCACAAAAGCTGTACAAAAAGTCAGGGTTTAATTATCTTGATGCGCCTATGGGCTGTACGGGGCATAGTTCCTGTCCTGTATGGATGATAAAAGAAATGAATTAACCAATGAACATTAGAGAGTACCGTAGTTTTTTTCTGGAGAAGCTAAGTGCTGTTTATGATGCAGCAGAAGCTGAAAGCCTTTTTTATATATGTCTTGAAAACCTGAAAAGGTGGAAAAAGATAGATCTTGCCATGAATAGTAATGCCGAGCTGACAAGAATAGAGCTTATAAAGTGGAATGAGGTTCTTACCGAACTGGAAGAACAACGCCCCATACAATATATCTTTGAGAATGCCCATTTTTATGGACTTGAATTCTTTGTGAATGAGAGCACGCTTATTCCGCGTCCCGAAACGGAAGAACTGGTAGAGTGGATTATTAATGAAAATAAAAACAAAAAAGATATAAAGATTCTGGACATAGGTACCGGTAGTGGCTGTATAGCTATTACACTGGCCAAAAACCTGCCTAATGCAAAAGTTTTTGCTATAGATGTGTCTAAGGATGCCTTAGCGACGGCAAAAAGAAATGCTATTCGAAATACAGCTGACGTTACTTTTATAGAAAAGGATATACTGACAACAGAATCACTTCCCGAAAGTTTTGATGTAATTGTGTCTAACCCTCCTTATGTACGTAATCTGGAAAAGCATGAGATTAAGAAAAACGTACTGGCATTTGAACCTCACCTGGCACTTTTTGTAGATGATAACGACCCTTTGCTTTTTTACAGGAAAATAGCACAGCTTGCTAAAGCCAGTTTGCCTAAAGAGGGGAAGCTTTATTTTGAGATAAATCAATACTTAGGGCCTGAAACAGTAACTATGCTTGAGGAAAATTTTTATGATGATGTAGTGCTTAAAAAAGATATTTATGACAATGACCGTATGGTTGCAGCCACTATTAAATAATTACTCATAACGCAAAGACTCTACAGGGTCTAAAGCTGCAGCCTTAATTGCAGGGTAAGCCCCAGAAACTATAGTTACGACAAATACCGTACCGAAGGCAGCCATTGTGGCTGTCCATGGCATAGGGAAAGAACCATTTATAAGAAGTGAGACCCCAAAACCGGTAAGTAGACCCAATAATAGTCCTAATACGCCACCAAAAAAGCTTATTATCAGTGTTTCTGTAAAAAATTGCATGGCAATGGTATTCTTGGTAGCTCCTAATGATTTGCGGACCCCGATTTCCCGTGTACGCTCGGTTACCGATACCAGCATGATATTCATAAGGGCTATGGAAGAACCAAAAACGGTAATGATACCTATTAGCCAGGCGGCTGTTCCTAAAATTCCTATTTGAGTAATAAGTCTTTGTAATAATTCATCGCTACGTTCTACGCCAAAATTGTCGCCTTCTACAGGGTTTAGTTTTCTTACCCTTCGCATGGTAATTATAGCTTCGTCTACAGCACCGTCTATCATATCCTGATTTTCGGTTTTTACCTTTATATCGTAGTTTATATTAGGTGCGGTAAATAATGACCTCGCTACCTGAATAGGTAACAGCACCCTTAAATCCTGTCTGTTGCCAAAAGTAGATCCCTGTTCTTTTAAAACACCTATAACCTTAAACTTTGCGCCTCTTATAGATAGGGTTCTGCCTATTGGGTTTACATCTTTTAAAAGCCCTTTCTCAAAGTCAGAGCCAACAATACATACATAGTTGTTGTTTTCAATATCAAACGAGGTAAAGTTTCGGCCTTTTGTGGTTTCAAGTCCGGAATTAGGCATGAAATAATGGTCTACCCCCAGTATATTAATTTCAGGATCGGTCTTTTCGGCACCATATTTTACTTCAATACCGCTGGCAGCTGTAAAGGAAAGTGAAACAGTAGAAAGCGGGAAGTTATATTTTTCCTGAAAAGCTTTGGCCTGAGGGTATGTAATGGTTGGGTTAACCTTTACTTCATTGGAGTTTTGTCTTATCTGCTCGGAAAAATCATAACGGCTGATGGAAAAGGTATTAGTCCCCATGCTTGAAAAATTGCCTGTAATAGTATTTTCTAATACGGTTACTGCTGCAAGAATACCTACCAGTCCCCATATACCAACTCCAATAATAAGTACTGTAAGTATGGTGCGAAGCAATTGTGTTTTTATGGAACTGAAGGCTATTTTTGTATTTTCCCTAAACAGGCTAAACATAAATTATGATTTTAGCCACTAAAATACATAATTTGTTTCATGTTTGCAGCGTAAATTAATCAGGATGGTGTTA
Proteins encoded:
- the prmC gene encoding peptide chain release factor N(5)-glutamine methyltransferase, whose amino-acid sequence is MNIREYRSFFLEKLSAVYDAAEAESLFYICLENLKRWKKIDLAMNSNAELTRIELIKWNEVLTELEEQRPIQYIFENAHFYGLEFFVNESTLIPRPETEELVEWIINENKNKKDIKILDIGTGSGCIAITLAKNLPNAKVFAIDVSKDALATAKRNAIRNTADVTFIEKDILTTESLPESFDVIVSNPPYVRNLEKHEIKKNVLAFEPHLALFVDDNDPLLFYRKIAQLAKASLPKEGKLYFEINQYLGPETVTMLEENFYDDVVLKKDIYDNDRMVAATIK
- a CDS encoding ABC transporter permease, which codes for MFSLFRENTKIAFSSIKTQLLRTILTVLIIGVGIWGLVGILAAVTVLENTITGNFSSMGTNTFSISRYDFSEQIRQNSNEVKVNPTITYPQAKAFQEKYNFPLSTVSLSFTAASGIEVKYGAEKTDPEINILGVDHYFMPNSGLETTKGRNFTSFDIENNNYVCIVGSDFEKGLLKDVNPIGRTLSIRGAKFKVIGVLKEQGSTFGNRQDLRVLLPIQVARSLFTAPNINYDIKVKTENQDMIDGAVDEAIITMRRVRKLNPVEGDNFGVERSDELLQRLITQIGILGTAAWLIGIITVFGSSIALMNIMLVSVTERTREIGVRKSLGATKNTIAMQFFTETLIISFFGGVLGLLLGLLTGFGVSLLINGSFPMPWTATMAAFGTVFVVTIVSGAYPAIKAAALDPVESLRYE